The genomic segment TTCCCACAAGCCACGTACACCACCCATAGTTCGCTGCTGTGACATGCAAATGTAATAAGACTTGTGCAAGTATGCACTTCCACCTAAGAGGATTCGCCGAACACAAACGACAGATAATGTTGACACAATTCCAATCTTTCTTCCCGAGCCAGCGTAGTATGCTCTTCAATTTGCAGGGGGTTCAGcgctccttcgcttcttcggcgcCCTTGGCGACGCAAGAAGgtcctcctcgtttctctctctccgtcttttgTGAACAGAGTCAATGGCCTTGTACCGATCAGCTTCTTCGACAGTTGCTGTTATATCTGACGCATGCAAtatctctttctcctctccttttccaggGTAAGCCACGGCCACATCCCCTCCTTCCTCGGCGTCCACTCGCAAGTCCGCCCCACACGGATGTCTAGACACAACTGAAATTTCCGTGTCTTCAGCGAGAGAACCGCGTCTCTCAGGCGGTGCCGCAAGCATGTCGCCAGCATCGAGGAGGGACCTTCTGAAAAGGAGTTCTTTGGCTGTGTGGATAAGACCCAAATGGAAAAAGTATGAGCGCCACAGTGGACATATGTCCACCGTTTGTGCACCTTCTACAGCCCCGGACTGACTGTGAGGGGGGCCGAAGCTGGAAAGAGGGTCTCTCATCAGCGCTTCCATATGCTCAGGTAAAGATTTGAGACAAGCGAACGCTTCGGGCACACCTTTGGCACCTGCCGTCGCGAACAAGGTGAAAGCGAAATTTCCTTTTAAAAACGGGAAGCAGCCGTTCTCGCTTGCTACCTTTTCGTAACCGCCAGTTTCCTTCGAAGAACTCTCTGGAGACGAACACCTGCCAGCACTGCCGATTTTCCCTAAGGCTTCATCCGATTCACTGTCTGAGGCAAGCTTTATCTCAACTCCCTTCTGAGATTCGCTCccagcgtttctctctcccggtGTCCAACCTCCGGACGTTTCGTCTCGATTCCATGATGTCAACTGCCAGGCAGCCTCCGTCttgcgttctctcttttgcagCCACTGCAGCAGGGCGCgctgttcctcctctgtttctctccacagtTGAGTTCTGAATTCCTCCAACTTGCATCGAAGGAAGTTGCAGAGCACTTCCAACTCGCTGGCAtctcgcgtttgtcttcGTTCCTTCGAAGTCAGGAACTCCACAACGCCTTCAGGCAACCATGCAAAGCAGTCCGCCTGTCGTCCCCTCCGCACCGTACAagtctccaccttctctcgGGAGGACCCTTTCGTCCACATGCAGAGTAGATTAAAGAGTCTCAAGGCGCTCTCTACAAGGGCCTCCGCTCGCAGAGTTGGCCGTTTCCCGCGAAAGAGGGAagccacaagagacagaaccgTCTCGCGAACTCCGGCCGCAGAAGCTTGCCAGAGCGAAGGCAGGCCTCCCCctgcctcctcctcgtctcctgcttccctcGCTCCTGACTCCTCTCTAGCACAGAAGAAGGGCGCATCCACCTCTTGAATGGGGAAGCTCCCCGTGGCGCTGCTCGCtggcagacggagaagctcGAGAGGCTGCGTTTCGTCTTTGAGTTGTCTAAGAAGCACCCGCGCACGGGCCTCAGAGGTGTCTCGATCTCCGAGTTCCCGCAGCATCTGGAGCtgctggagacgcagaatCTGCCGCTTCAAAAAGCATTTGAAGTGCACCTCCAGGGCTTCGTTTCGGGCCTCCAAACGGCGCTTTGAAGGAGCGTGAGAAGCAGTGTGGGCCTCTAGGCGCTCCTCCACCAAAACAACTTCCTGGAGAAGGGCAAATTCCAGAAACCGCGCGTGGATCCAGAGCCGCTGGAGCTCTTCAGCCTCTTCTGCAACCGTCCTATGCAACACCTCCACTTCCTCCTGCAAGACACAAGGGTCGAGCTGGAAACAGTTCACCGCGGCGTGGCGAGAAAGCCTTAACAACGGCCGATTCAGGCAACGGAGCAGCCGCAGCACGGCTGTTTCCTGCGTTGTCAGTTGGGCTAGAAGCCagcctctcgcttcctgaTAGCAGACTTCTGGGTCTCCGTAGGCTGCAACAGGAAACGACCTAGTTTCCCAATGGCACTCTGACGAACACAGACCCGGCGCAATCTCCCAGTCCAGTTCCTCTTCAGTTGTCCACCCTCCAACAGCGCTCAGACCCCCATCGAAACATCCGATGCCGATGTTAGCTTCTTCCACGAGTTGCTGTGCACCCTTGAGGAGACTTCGGTTTGCCTCTGGGCTTTGCACCGCTTGGTCGCCATTGCAGCAGGCACAAAAGTCACCCGCCTTTTCGCTCCGCACGCGTTTCTCAcctttccccttctcgaGGCGTTCTTCTTGGTGGGATGAAACAGGTACTCCTTGCGGTCTCTGATCACTCCCCGTCCTACGCGTCTTCCGCTGTACACGGAGCAGCTGAGCATTCCAGCACGCgattttctgcttctctcccacCGCGTTCTTTTCCGCCACCCGTACAGGCCACAGAAGGGGCACGATGTCCCCTTCGCAAAACTTTCCAGGACTCTTCATAGTTCCTTTGGACAGGAAAGACGGAGGGACAGAGGGATCCGCCCTTTTCGAGAAGTCCCAAGCGAAGTGGAGAGAGTCGGGTGGCACCGGGCTGCCCATGAAACGCACCGGAAAGCAGATGCCCTCGTGAGGTGGGGAGAGTGAGGTCGAAGAGAGGTCGCAGAGTTGTTCTTTCCCTTCAATTCTCCGGCAGAGCTCTGCTTCCAGTCTCTGGTAACGCAAATCCTCTTCCACGACGGCTTCCTGCTTCACCCATGATCCGTTTGAGAGTTCCTCGTTCGTTTCATGAAAGAGAAGTGgtgcggagagagaagagaggtcTCCAGGAAACAGCACCGCGTTGAGGCGCTCGCGAATCGTCGCTCGGATGACATGGGCACACCGACGGCGGCTTCGGCGGCTCTGATTGATCCTCCATTCTTCTAAGTCAACAACCTGAGATGCGCCACTCGTGTCTGAAAGGTTCGGAAGCGCAGTTTCATCGAGACATCCCGTCACGCGCGCTGGACCTCGtccgtcctctcttttcagTCGGTTCGCAACaggctctcgcctcttcgcgcatgcagtgcctTTGCATGCCATTCCTTGTCCCTCAACTTCATCGCTTTCGGCTTCGTCCTCACGTTCgtcaagaaggaaaaaggctTCCGCCTCTCGGCTCAGCTTAGCTTCCCACGCCGCCTGGCCTTCTTTGTCCGCCAGCTGTTgcacacagaagaacgaaaaaaacaagtgGACATGTTGGAGAACGAAATGGGACTGCCTACAGAAAATACAACCATGCTATTCACATTATGGGCGTTTTAGTGTTTCACTAGCTGCTGTCCTACTTCCCTCGTTCGCTGCGTTCTTTACCTGCAAGCCTCTCATGCACATGCTCACAAACTCGCATACGCATGCAAACTGCGTAGGCGTGTAGCCATCTGCCGGTGGAGTTTCCCAGCATGCATTTGCAGAACTGTCATCACGGATCGAGAAACGTCGTCTGCATGGCCTAGGGCAGAAGTCGTAGCGAAAACTCTGAAAATTGAGTGTGTCCTGATACTTGTCCTTACCTGAATGAGAGGGGTGGTTTGCAGCCGTAGAATTTCAGACTGGATTTTGAGTTGCTGGACTGCCGGTGGCGCGTTCGCCTCGAGCAACTGCGGGAGGAAGGTGCGAGAGCTACAAGTGTggcagaggggagagaggcaaggaaTTTCCACGACACCAACGACtccgtctgcgttttctcccatCACAcctgccttcgtctctctgtccatcAGGCTGTTCGCTTCCGGGTGGTCCGGAACAGACAAGTCAATGCTGGTGCGGATGAAGAAGCGCACCCAGTGCTTACAGAGTGGCGCATTCCCCTTCTGTTCTGGAGCCTGAAGTatttcttcgcctctcagCTGCTCTTCACCACACTGCTGCGACTTCTTGGTCGCCCAAACTCCCCCTTCTCCCCTCCCGTTTCGCGACCGGGCaaccttcttctgtttctgggCTGGCGCCCCGCGTTCGCGCCGCTGGCTCCCCTTGAGCACGAACCCGCTGCTTCGCCGAGGGTGTGGCCTCGAGCGATGCGCTTTGACCATGCCGAGGTTTCCTCGGCCCTTAGCCGCCTTCGTCCCTGGGGTTTTCCTAGTCAAAACCTCGATCCTAGAAACCTTCCGACTCGGCTTTTTCGTGACAGCACCCGAACGTCCACCTTCGCCAACTGTCCCCGAGAACGCCACCACTTCCCGACGCGGGCGGGCACTTCGCCGAGCCCCGCTGCGAGGCTGAGACTCCGCGCTCCACGCATCCAGTGAAACAGGGTCCGTGCCCACGCCATTTCTCCTTTGACTTTCCCACTTTCGGCATACTCGCACTTCCAAAAGCGTGATGGTCCTGAGTGGGTCGGTTTCAACGACCTCCAAtcccagtgcatgcgcctcctCACCCCGGCCTTCGCGCGCGAGCCGCATCTGAAGAATCACTTTCCCCAAGAACCGGGCGAGACGCCTGATGCCGTGGGCGCAGACAAAGGATGAGGCAGAACGCAGCGAAGCGTCTGGaactctctctgcctctcccgaCCGCTGCCTCGTGTCCTCAGACGCGCGTGTAGCGCAGCTCGGACGAGAAGCGCATGGCGTGCTTTGACAGCGGCAGGCCGAGGCGGggcgcagaagcagcaggtCCACGAAACCCTCGGAGGAGAGCGCGCCAGTCTCCAGAAGCTGGTCCAACCCGAAAACAGCCacgaggcgacgcagaagaagaagctgctgttgggagagaggagccacaggaagagagaatcCGCCAATCGACGGCGTCGTCGCGACTTTGCGTCTGGGGTACGCGCCGGGCTCCTCTGGATTCGAGAGGTTTGAGAGAAAGATCTCAGAACAACACTTGCGGCAACAATGCAGAGCAGGCAAGAAAGACAGCTTCGACTGAAAGAAGGGATCTGTTTCTTTCATTAtgcctgtctccactgtttctcctcgcgcagttcctctcgctgtcgaccCCTGGAAACCCTGTTCCGGGAGAGCCTCGCAGTCTTCTGGCGCCTCGAAATTCAGCGGACTCTCCGTACacaagagagcgacagcaTGGAGGAGCGTGTAGACAACGCGGGGCAAGACGCCGGCGAGGATGCAGTGGCTGAAGAAGTTTTCGGTACGGCTGTGAACCATTCCACGCAAAAGGAGCGCTCTCGCCAAACTCGTCTTCTCAACGTTCATCCAaatcttttctttttttgactTTGTGACCCCGAAGAAGTCTCGTCCgtccgcctcttcctctgtcgcccCGTTCTCGACTCCTCCGCTTCGGAGAGCATCACAAACACTGGGCAGCCG from the Toxoplasma gondii ME49 chromosome IX, whole genome shotgun sequence genome contains:
- a CDS encoding hypothetical protein (encoded by transcript TGME49_210310): MEGRQCLEGGSPSARSQERGSGAADYAELSVQILKHLFEVSSVAQEPSGENRDDAANAAGGVPSFLHQMAYGSSVAVEDTQESAQGLAALADVLHAVACLSGENILNGCSGRGETQTSRVLLSLLGGPETLGQSSGLSQCPMSLQTVDSSAEDQESAMVGMTQISGCVCGSESVNTAENRRSPSAVESHEIAHMYGGKWESEAAGGVCVAGRTRNLAAEFVSTSGVSSGSAETLDKHAGPKSQADNEDAKGCSLDLRTGKVPGIEGEGPKPLHLPRSIVAVARHSDESRTPDACRSPVGTPQTLSSLPTSTSLGGSPPVDSTTAIKGANASSPNSSSSQATFVASSPLSRGQRGASPWYFYPRREVPKVVPDVGLFSSVRRLQRRSLMKLTGSDEGAYGENCCASLLVLFRLLQERYGLSPMSVFLDIGSGSGIPSFLAATTVGCVTSLGVEMDTNVYAIACNNHLKLLDQRLVASLSTQDFLRRTREAPKNEQKDPPAPVGSSRNQGVRNGGDGGSFLAPLNGVVAPWLQNCLRDHTTVTEEDLTFSVANVSTGLDLEANSGEVVEKVPSERRGVEKELGSLSHGSSSKGSKGDRVSGSLFALTSTGLAYPCNVAFKCADASRFASFDGVSHIFSFDLAMPPRVLVRLCSLFNRSLSPVVYVSFHANLVSAYGLEARLVQRLRMRMAGSAESHMAFIYVRKNCLSLSRFNDEGGESVGPATSSMPSGKNGSLSDSSQACLAEYVCDLEVTNSVPRLPSVCDALRSGGVENGATEEEADGRDFFGVTKSKKEKIWMNVEKTSLARALLLRGMVHSRTENFFSHCILAGVLPRVVYTLLHAVALLCTESPLNFEAPEDCEALPEQGFQGSTARGTARGETVETGIMKETDPFFQSKLSFLPALHCCRKCCSEIFLSNLSNPEEPGAYPRRKVATTPSIGGFSLPVAPLSQQQLLLLRRLVAVFGLDQLLETGALSSEGFVDLLLLRPASACRCQSTPCASRPSCATRASEDTRQRSGEAERVPDASLRSASSFVCAHGIRRLARFLGKVILQMRLAREGRGEEAHALGLEVVETDPLRTITLLEVRVCRKWESQRRNGVGTDPVSLDAWSAESQPRSGARRSARPRREVVAFSGTVGEGGRSGAVTKKPSRKVSRIEVLTRKTPGTKAAKGRGNLGMVKAHRSRPHPRRSSGFVLKGSQRRERGAPAQKQKKVARSRNGRGEGGVWATKKSQQCGEEQLRGEEILQAPEQKGNAPLCKHWVRFFIRTSIDLSVPDHPEANSLMDRETKAGVMGENADGVVGVVEIPCLSPLCHTCSSRTFLPQLLEANAPPAVQQLKIQSEILRLQTTPLIQLADKEGQAAWEAKLSREAEAFFLLDEREDEAESDEVEGQGMACKGTACAKRREPVANRLKREDGRGPARVTGCLDETALPNLSDTSGASQVVDLEEWRINQSRRSRRRCAHVIRATIRERLNAVLFPGDLSSLSAPLLFHETNEELSNGSWVKQEAVVEEDLRYQRLEAELCRRIEGKEQLCDLSSTSLSPPHEGICFPVRFMGSPVPPDSLHFAWDFSKRADPSVPPSFLSKGTMKSPGKFCEGDIVPLLWPVRVAEKNAVGEKQKIACWNAQLLRVQRKTRRTGSDQRPQGVPVSSHQEERLEKGKGEKRVRSEKAGDFCACCNGDQAVQSPEANRSLLKGAQQLVEEANIGIGCFDGGLSAVGGWTTEEELDWEIAPGLCSSECHWETRSFPVAAYGDPEVCYQEARGWLLAQLTTQETAVLRLLRCLNRPLLRLSRHAAVNCFQLDPCVLQEEVEVLHRTVAEEAEELQRLWIHARFLEFALLQEVVLVEERLEAHTASHAPSKRRLEARNEALEVHFKCFLKRQILRLQQLQMLRELGDRDTSEARARVLLRQLKDETQPLELLRLPASSATGSFPIQEVDAPFFCAREESGAREAGDEEEAGGGLPSLWQASAAGVRETVLSLVASLFRGKRPTLRAEALVESALRLFNLLCMWTKGSSREKVETCTVRRGRQADCFAWLPEGVVEFLTSKERRQTRDASELEVLCNFLRCKLEEFRTQLWRETEEEQRALLQWLQKRERKTEAAWQLTSWNRDETSGGWTPGERNAGSESQKGVEIKLASDSESDEALGKIGSAGRCSSPESSSKETGGYEKVASENGCFPFLKGNFAFTLFATAGAKGVPEAFACLKSLPEHMEALMRDPLSSFGPPHSQSGAVEGAQTVDICPLWRSYFFHLGLIHTAKELLFRRSLLDAGDMLAAPPERRGSLAEDTEISVVSRHPCGADLRVDAEEGGDVAVAYPGKGEEKEILHASDITATVEEADRYKAIDSVHKRRRERNEEDLLASPRAPKKRRSAEPPAN